A genome region from Cyprinus carpio isolate SPL01 chromosome B23, ASM1834038v1, whole genome shotgun sequence includes the following:
- the LOC122134624 gene encoding protein SOGA3-like: protein MNSVDGGLLHDMMSSAASGAADFSPSADITEGRRRPSPGQTSAKPASKPSGSRSSSSAASKLGGKGTKEREGEQAAQGARVVRVRGAAPVHGAEAEAVWETEERTDRSPSPDTSRALCLPCVHGDSCSEQAGSSSGGGVRGRERQSEAAAGGEYVGCGPAFWGGGCLHSELIQYHINKRLKKSGRMQRRASGETQPGPVPAAQAASGADEPVTQQNEALQDEIQRLEDENEDLRNEIEEMRTEMEEMRDTFYEEDTCQLQDMRRELERANKNCRILQYRLRKAERKRLRYAQTGEIDEELLRSLEQDLKVAKDVSVRLHHELENVEEKRTKTEDENERLRQKLIEVEVTKQALQNELDKAKEPQKRRGSKDAQKPERKTQTPTEEDNEDLKCQLAFIKEEATLMRKKMAKIDKEKDRLEQELQKYRSFYGDLDSPHPKGEAGGPPTTRESELKLRLRLVEEEANILGRKIVELEVENRGLRAELDDLRGEESSNGGLSRAEGGMGREQGSELSELRQQLQLVEDEAELLRRNLADVEEQNKRVTCELNKLRFKEGTRHTSGGNAMAAANGAGDSSKAEALQEELKAARKQINELSGKVMQLQYENRVLLSNMQRYDLTSHLAITPRDSDAESDSGPGIGGRRGSDDDSSSSRLPPHRKREGPVGGESDSEEVRNARCLTPTRSLYSPDSARLLSRSIRDRQQMIDIRAEAERLGRTIDHLITDTSTIIAEARVFVANGDLFGRMEDDDDGGRIREHELLYRINAQMKTFRKELQGFIDRLEVPKPEERDSEEPLSMFQPIILFILILVLFSSLSYATIFKLVFLFTLFFVL from the exons TGTTGATGGAGGTCTGTTACATGACATGATGAGTTCTGCCGCAAGTGGCGCTGCGGATTTTTCACCATCAGCGGACATTACTGAAGGGAGGAGGCGACCATCTCCCGGACAAACCTCCGCCAAACCGGCCTCAAAACCCAGCGGCAGCCGCTCCTCATCATCCGCCGCGTCTAAGCTCGGAGGAAAAGGCACTAAAGAACGCGAGGGAGAGCAGGCGGCTCAAGGAGCGCGTGTCGTGAGGGTGAGAGGTGCGGCACCTGTTCATGGTGCTGAAGCTGAAGCGGTTTGGGAAACCGAGGAGCGGACTGATCGCTCTCCATCACCGGACACGAGCCGCGCGCTGTGTTTACCTTGCGTCCACGGAGACTCGTGCTCGGAGCAGGCCGGCAGCTCCTCCGGTGGAGGTGTGAGggggagagagaggcagagtgAGGCCGCCGCGGGAGGAGAGTACGTGGGCTGCGGACCGGCCTTCTGGGGCGGGGGCTGTCTGCATTCAGAGCTCATCCAGTATCACATCAACAAGCGCTTGAAGAAAAGCGGCAGGATGCAGCGCAGGGCATCAGGCGAGACGCAACCGGGACCGGTACCGGCCGCACAGGCCGCGAGCGGCGCAGACGAGCCCGTGACACAGCAGAATGAAGCCCTGCAGGACGAGATCCAGAGACTGGAGGATGAAAACGAAGACCTTAGG AATGAGATTGAGGAGATGCGGACAGAGATGGAGGAGATGCGTGACACCTTTTATGAGGAGGACACCTGTCAGTTACAAGATATGCGGCGCGAACTCGAGCGCGCAAATAAGAACTGTCGCATCCTTCAATATAGACTCCGCAAGGCTGAACGCAAACGACTTCGGTATGCACAAACTGGAGAAATTGACGAAGAACTCCTGAGGAGCTTAGAGCAAGATTTGAAG GTTGCCAAGGATGTGTCTGTAAGACTCCACCATGAGCTGGAGAACGTGGAGGAGAAACGAACAAAGACAGAAGACGAAAACGAGCGATTAAGACAGAAACTTATTGAGGTGGAAGTCACAAAACAGGCTCTGCAAAATGAGCTGGACAAAGCCAAAGAG CCTCAGAAACGAAGAGGAAGCAAAGATGCACAAAAACCTGAGCGGAAGACTCAGACTCCTACAGAG GAGGATAATGAGGACCTGAAATGTCAGCTGGCCTTTATTAAAGAGGAGGCTACCTTAATGAGAAAGAAAATGGCCAAAATTGACAAGGAAAAGGACCGTTTGGAACAAGAGCTACAGAAGTATCGTTCCTTTTATGGGGATCTTGACAGCCCTCATCCAAAGGGTGAAGCTGGTGGCCCTCCCACTACAAGGGAATCCGAGCTCAAACTTCGCTTGCGATTGGTGGAGGAAGAGGCCAACATCCTGGGACGCAAAATAGTCGAATTGGAGGTGGAGAACCGTGGCTTGAGGGCAGAGTTGGATGATCTTCGAGGGGAAGAGTCGTCTAATGGGGGCTTGTCCAGAGCGGAAGGAGGAATGGGGCGGGAGCAGGGGTCGGAGCTGTCGGAGCTTAGGCAACAACTGCAGTTGGTGGAGGATGAGGCAGAACTTCTAAGGAGGAACCTGGCTGATGTAGAGGAACAGAATAAGAGAGTGACATGTGAGCTTAACAAACTGCGCTTTAAAGAGGGTACAAGGCACACCTCAGGTGGTAATGCCATGGCTGCTGCCAATGGAGCAGGAGATAGCTCCAAAGCCGAGGCTTTGCAGGAGGAGCTGAAGGCAGCGAGGAAACAGATCAATGAACTGAGTGGGAAAGTGATGCAGCTGCAGTATGAGAACCGTGTGCTGCTTTCTAACATGCAACGGTATGATCTAACATCTCACCTAGCCATCACACCACGGGACAGTGACGCAGAGAGCGACAGCGGTCCTGGAATTGGAGGGCGTAGAGGTAGTGATGATGACTCATCTTCCTCTCGCCTCCCACCCCATCGCAAACGTGAAGGTCCTGTCGGAGGTGAAAGCGACTCAGAGGAGGTTCGCAATGCTCGGTGCCTCACGCCAACTCGTTCTCTTTATTCACCTGACTCCGCCCGGCTCCTCTCACGCTCCATACGGGACAGGCAACAGATGATTGACATCCGTGCTGAAGCAGAGCGATTGGGACGAACCATTGACCACCTCATAACTGACACCAGTACCATCATTGCAGAGGCGCGGGTGTTCGTAGCTAACGGGGATCTTTTCGGCCGTATGGAAGATGACGACGATGGTGGGAGGATCAGGGAGCATGAGCTACTCTACCGCATCAACGCTCAAATGAAAACCTTCAGGAAGGAGCTGCAGGGGTTTATAGACCGACTTGAAGTTCCAAAACCTGAGGAAAGAGATTCAGAAGAGCCATTATCT ATGTTTCAGCCCATCATTTTATTCATCCTCATTCTAGTGTTGTTCTCCTCGCTCTCTTATGCCACCATTTTTAAACTTGTATTTCTTTTTACCCTCTTTTTTGTCCTGTGA